The following proteins come from a genomic window of Rattus norvegicus strain BN/NHsdMcwi chromosome 8, GRCr8, whole genome shotgun sequence:
- the Ss18l2 gene encoding SS18-like protein 2, producing MSVIFAPDWLRGKAKVNQETIQRLLEENDQLIRCIVEYQNKGRANECVQYQHVLHRNLIYLATIADANTSSLTKAVE from the exons ATGTCCGTCATCTTCGCTCCTGACTGGTTACGCGGCAAGGCCAAGGTCAACCAGGAGACTATCCAGCGG CTCCTGGAGGAGAATGACCAGCTGATCCGCTGTATCGTGGAGTATCAGAACAAGGGTCGAGCGAACGAGTGCGTCCA GTATCAGCATGTGTTACACAGAAATCTCATTTATTTGGCCACCATCGCAGACGCCAACACAAGCAGTCTTacaaaggcagtggagtag